Proteins from a single region of Eretmochelys imbricata isolate rEreImb1 chromosome 20, rEreImb1.hap1, whole genome shotgun sequence:
- the ILF3 gene encoding interleukin enhancer-binding factor 3 isoform X4 — MRPMRIFVNDDRHVMAKHSAVYPTQEELEAVQNMVSHTERALKAVSDWIDEQEKVSGEQPEPEAMETAAEEENKEGGDQKAAEHLTRTLRGVMRVGLVAKGLLLKGDLDLELVLLCKEKPTTGLLDKVAENLGVQLATITEDKYEIIQSVSEAAIIIKNTQEPPLTLTIHLTSPVVREEMEKLLAGETLSVNDTPDVLDRQKCLAALASLRHAKWFQARANGLKSCVIVIRVLRDLCTRIPTWGPLRGWPLELLCEKSIGTANRPMGAGEALRRVLECLASGIVMPDGSGIYDPCEKEATDAIGHLDRQQREDITQSAQHALRLAAFGQLHKVLGMDPLPSKMPKKPKNENPVDYTVQIPPSTTYAITPMKRPMEEDGEEKSPSKKKKKIQKKEEKTEPPQAMNALMKLNQLKPGLQYKLVSQTGPVHAPIFTMSVEVDGSTFEASGPSKKTAKLHVAVKVLQDMGLPTGVEGKESGKGDESAEETEQKPVVAPPPPVVETISTPSAASPPSEQTPENVKQQGPILTKHGKNPVMELNEKRRGLKYELISETGGSHDKRFVMEVEVDGQKFQGAGSNKKVAKAYAALAALEKLFPDAPVAIEPNKKKRAPVPARGGPKFAVKQHNPGFGMGGPMHNEVPPPPNLRGRGRGGNIRGRGRGRGGFGGGNHGGYMNAGAGYGSYGYGGNSATAGYSDFFTDCYGYHDFGSS, encoded by the exons ATG CGACCGATGCGTATTTTTGTGAATGATGACCGCCATGTGATGGCAAAACATTCTGCTGTTTACCCAACTCAGGAAGAGTTGGAGGCAGTTCAGAACATGGTCTCCCATACAGAACGTGCTCTCAAAGCTGTATCTGACTGGATTGATGAACAGGAAAAAGTCAGTGGGGAGCAGCCAGAACCGGAGGCCATGGAAACAGCAgctgaagaagaaaacaaagaaggagG GGATCAGAAGGCTGCCGAGCATTTGACTAGGACCCTTCGTGGAGTGATGCGTGTTGGGCTTGTAGCAAAAGGCCTGCTACTGAAGGGAGACTTGGATCTTGAGCTAGTTCTCCTGTGCAAAGAGAAACCCACAACTGGTCTCTTGGACAAAGTAGCTGAGAATCTTGGCGTACAGCTTGCT ACTATTACTGAAGATAAATATGAAATAATCCAGTCTGTGAGCGAAGCTGCAATTATCATTAAGAACACACAGGAGCCTCCATTGACGCTGACCATTCACTTGACATCCCCTGTTGTGAGAGAAGAAATGGAAAAACTGTTAGCTGGAG AAACGCTATCAGTCAACGACACCCCGGACGTTCTGGACAGGCAGAAATGCCTTGCTGCCTTGGCGTCACTCCGACACGCCAAGTGGTTCCAG GCCAGGGCTAATGGTCTGAAATCGTGCGTCATAGTCATCAGGGTGCTGAGAGATCTGTGTACTCGGATTCCTACTTGGGGACCACTTAGAGGATGg CCTCTGGAGCTGCTGTGTGAAAAATCAATTGGAACAGCTAAtagaccaatgggagctggtgaGGCCCTGAGAAGAGTACTTGAATGTCTTGCATCAGGAATTGTTATGCCAG ATGGTTCTGGTATTTATGATCCTTGTGAAAAAGAAGCCACTGATGCTATTGGGCATCTAGACAGACAACAAAGGGAAGATATCACACAGAGTGCTCAG CatgctctgagacttgctgctttTGGCCAGCTTCACAAGGTCTTGGGGATGGATCCCCTGCCTTCCAAGATGCCCAAGAAACCAAAGAACGAAAATCCAGTTGACTACACTG TCCAGATTCCCCCCAGTACCACATATGCCATCACCCCAATGAAGCGTCCTATGGAGGAGGATGGAGAGGAGAAGTCtcccagcaaaaagaaaaagaagattcAGAAAAAAG AGGAAAAAACTGAACCTCCCCAGGCTATGAATGCACTGATGAAATTAAATCAGCTAAAACCTGGTCTCCAGTACAAACTTGTGTCTCAGACTGGTCCGGTTCATGCTCCTATCTTTACTATGTCCGTGGAAGTCGATGGCAGCACGTTTGAGGCATCTGGACCTTCCAAAAAGACAGCCAAATTGCATGTGGCAGTGAAA gTGTTGCAGGATATGGGTTTACCTACAGGAGTGGAAGGCAAAGAGTCTGGAAAAGGAGATGAATCGGCAgaagaaacagaacagaaaccagtagttgctcctcctcctcctgtagtGGAAACTATCTCTACACCcagtgctgcttctcctccctcagAGCAAACTCCAGAG AATGTGAAACAACAGGGACCAATCCTGACTAAGCATGGCAAGAATCCAGTGATGGAACTCAATGAGAAGAGGCGTGGTCTAAAATACGAACTGATTTCAGAAACAGGTGGCAGCCATGACAAGCGCTTTGTCATGGAG GTTGAGGTTGATGGGCAGAAATTTCAAGGAGCTGGCTCAAACAAAAAAGTGGCAAAAGCCTACGCTGCTTTAGCTGCCCTAGAGAAGCTGTTTCCCGATGCTCCAGTTGCTATTGAGCCCAATAAGAAGAAAAGAGCCCCTGTACCTGCAAGGGGAGGACCCAAGTTTGCAGTAAAG CAGCATAATCCAGGTTTTGGAATGGGAGGCCCCATGCACAATGAAGTGCCACCTCCTCCGAATCTGCGTGGACGTGGCAGAGGAGGCAACATCAGAGGCCGTGGCAGAGGCAGAGGTGGATTTGGTGGTGGCAATCATGGTGGCTATATGAATGCTG GAGCTGGATACGGAAGCTATGGTTATGGAGGAAATTCTGCAACAGCAGGCTATA GTGACTTTTTCACAGACTGCTACGGCTATCATGATTTTGGGTCTTCCTAG
- the ILF3 gene encoding interleukin enhancer-binding factor 3 isoform X6: MRPMRIFVNDDRHVMAKHSAVYPTQEELEAVQNMVSHTERALKAVSDWIDEQEKVSGEQPEPEAMETAAEEENKEGGDQKAAEHLTRTLRGVMRVGLVAKGLLLKGDLDLELVLLCKEKPTTGLLDKVAENLGVQLATITEDKYEIIQSVSEAAIIIKNTQEPPLTLTIHLTSPVVREEMEKLLAGETLSVNDTPDVLDRQKCLAALASLRHAKWFQARANGLKSCVIVIRVLRDLCTRIPTWGPLRGWPLELLCEKSIGTANRPMGAGEALRRVLECLASGIVMPDGSGIYDPCEKEATDAIGHLDRQQREDITQSAQHALRLAAFGQLHKVLGMDPLPSKMPKKPKNENPVDYTVQIPPSTTYAITPMKRPMEEDGEEKSPSKKKKKIQKKEEKTEPPQAMNALMKLNQLKPGLQYKLVSQTGPVHAPIFTMSVEVDGSTFEASGPSKKTAKLHVAVKVLQDMGLPTGVEGKESGKGDESAEETEQKPVVAPPPPVVETISTPSAASPPSEQTPENVKQQGPILTKHGKNPVMELNEKRRGLKYELISETGGSHDKRFVMEVEVDGQKFQGAGSNKKVAKAYAALAALEKLFPDAPVAIEPNKKKRAPVPARGGPKFAVKHNPGFGMGGPMHNEVPPPPNLRGRGRGGNIRGRGRGRGGFGGGNHGGYMNAGAGYGSYGYGGNSATAGYSDFFTDCYGYHDFGSS; encoded by the exons ATG CGACCGATGCGTATTTTTGTGAATGATGACCGCCATGTGATGGCAAAACATTCTGCTGTTTACCCAACTCAGGAAGAGTTGGAGGCAGTTCAGAACATGGTCTCCCATACAGAACGTGCTCTCAAAGCTGTATCTGACTGGATTGATGAACAGGAAAAAGTCAGTGGGGAGCAGCCAGAACCGGAGGCCATGGAAACAGCAgctgaagaagaaaacaaagaaggagG GGATCAGAAGGCTGCCGAGCATTTGACTAGGACCCTTCGTGGAGTGATGCGTGTTGGGCTTGTAGCAAAAGGCCTGCTACTGAAGGGAGACTTGGATCTTGAGCTAGTTCTCCTGTGCAAAGAGAAACCCACAACTGGTCTCTTGGACAAAGTAGCTGAGAATCTTGGCGTACAGCTTGCT ACTATTACTGAAGATAAATATGAAATAATCCAGTCTGTGAGCGAAGCTGCAATTATCATTAAGAACACACAGGAGCCTCCATTGACGCTGACCATTCACTTGACATCCCCTGTTGTGAGAGAAGAAATGGAAAAACTGTTAGCTGGAG AAACGCTATCAGTCAACGACACCCCGGACGTTCTGGACAGGCAGAAATGCCTTGCTGCCTTGGCGTCACTCCGACACGCCAAGTGGTTCCAG GCCAGGGCTAATGGTCTGAAATCGTGCGTCATAGTCATCAGGGTGCTGAGAGATCTGTGTACTCGGATTCCTACTTGGGGACCACTTAGAGGATGg CCTCTGGAGCTGCTGTGTGAAAAATCAATTGGAACAGCTAAtagaccaatgggagctggtgaGGCCCTGAGAAGAGTACTTGAATGTCTTGCATCAGGAATTGTTATGCCAG ATGGTTCTGGTATTTATGATCCTTGTGAAAAAGAAGCCACTGATGCTATTGGGCATCTAGACAGACAACAAAGGGAAGATATCACACAGAGTGCTCAG CatgctctgagacttgctgctttTGGCCAGCTTCACAAGGTCTTGGGGATGGATCCCCTGCCTTCCAAGATGCCCAAGAAACCAAAGAACGAAAATCCAGTTGACTACACTG TCCAGATTCCCCCCAGTACCACATATGCCATCACCCCAATGAAGCGTCCTATGGAGGAGGATGGAGAGGAGAAGTCtcccagcaaaaagaaaaagaagattcAGAAAAAAG AGGAAAAAACTGAACCTCCCCAGGCTATGAATGCACTGATGAAATTAAATCAGCTAAAACCTGGTCTCCAGTACAAACTTGTGTCTCAGACTGGTCCGGTTCATGCTCCTATCTTTACTATGTCCGTGGAAGTCGATGGCAGCACGTTTGAGGCATCTGGACCTTCCAAAAAGACAGCCAAATTGCATGTGGCAGTGAAA gTGTTGCAGGATATGGGTTTACCTACAGGAGTGGAAGGCAAAGAGTCTGGAAAAGGAGATGAATCGGCAgaagaaacagaacagaaaccagtagttgctcctcctcctcctgtagtGGAAACTATCTCTACACCcagtgctgcttctcctccctcagAGCAAACTCCAGAG AATGTGAAACAACAGGGACCAATCCTGACTAAGCATGGCAAGAATCCAGTGATGGAACTCAATGAGAAGAGGCGTGGTCTAAAATACGAACTGATTTCAGAAACAGGTGGCAGCCATGACAAGCGCTTTGTCATGGAG GTTGAGGTTGATGGGCAGAAATTTCAAGGAGCTGGCTCAAACAAAAAAGTGGCAAAAGCCTACGCTGCTTTAGCTGCCCTAGAGAAGCTGTTTCCCGATGCTCCAGTTGCTATTGAGCCCAATAAGAAGAAAAGAGCCCCTGTACCTGCAAGGGGAGGACCCAAGTTTGCAGTAAAG CATAATCCAGGTTTTGGAATGGGAGGCCCCATGCACAATGAAGTGCCACCTCCTCCGAATCTGCGTGGACGTGGCAGAGGAGGCAACATCAGAGGCCGTGGCAGAGGCAGAGGTGGATTTGGTGGTGGCAATCATGGTGGCTATATGAATGCTG GAGCTGGATACGGAAGCTATGGTTATGGAGGAAATTCTGCAACAGCAGGCTATA GTGACTTTTTCACAGACTGCTACGGCTATCATGATTTTGGGTCTTCCTAG